The DNA segment AAAGTGACGAAGGACTGAACTTGTTCATTTCCTCCATCGAAAAAGACGTGACTTTTGAGAACATCGCTTCCCTCAAGTCTCGTCCCACACCCATGCTCACAACCGATGAGGTGTAGCTTGCCAAGATCGAAGCGACAATGGCTAAGAGTGAGTATAACAGCATCTTCCTTCCGACCTGCCAAATGTAGGCCGTATCGCCTCTGACCACACCCTTATCCACAATGTTGGACATCAAATCCGGTAGGTAGAGGTTAATAACCGACTGAAATGCCACGAGCCCGACAGTCACAACGATGAGTAACCAGTATCTCAGCAAAAACCTACTCATCCTCGGTCACTCCTTCATCCTCTTGATCTAAACCATCCAGTACCTTTTGAACGATACGCTTGAATTCCTCAACCTCATCCTGCGTCAGTATGCGCTTTATCTCCACTTCAAGATCTTGAACAAGCTTTCTTGAGTGCTCAAGTAACCCTTCGGCCTCATTTGATATGTACACTCTTTGGACCCTTCTATCCCTCTCGTCCGTCTTTCTATAAATCAAACCTTTCTTTTCGAATCTCTTCATCATCACCGCAACCGTTCCAGGTTCAAGACCAAGCCGCTTTGCAATATCCTTCTGACTCAAGCCGGGACTCTTGCCAACTAAAAAGAGCATAGGTAACTGTCCAGGGTGCAGTTCGTACAACTTAGCCAGCCCACTGTAGAGTCTTTTGAATATCCTGCGCTGGAGCCTTGATAAAAGATAGATTACGCTGTCTTCAGAGAAAGGACACTTCATCACGCCACCCCCGAAAATAATTATACGTATAACTATCTTACCACCACAGAATACTTTGTCAACGCTTTGCATGGTATAATTCCCATGTGGAGTACAGAACTTGAAAACCGGGATCCTTAGAAACCGAGCCTGGGAGTGAGTCTCTTGGAGCCTAAAAAACGAATTTGCATTGTGGGAGCTGGTCCAGCTGGACTCTCGTGCGCGCTGATGTTGAAGAGGTACGGGATATCTGCTACAATATTCGAAAAGGAAGAAATAGGTGGGCTCATCCGCAACGCCTGGAGGGTGGAAAATATCCCCCTCATGCCCGTGAGGTCCGGAGAAGAAATCGCTGCAGAGCTCCAGAAACTTATTGAAATTAACGGACTTGAAATAATAAGGGACGAGATACTTTCAATCGAGGATGGAAAATTATCCGGTGCCAAAGATGAATACCCTTACGATTTCTTGGTCATCGCCACAGGAACAAGGCCCAAGCGAATCTCGGAGTTTGAAATCTCGGATCGAGTTTCATACGAGTACGTAAAACTTCCAAAAAACATATCGAGCCTGGCCATATACGGTGGTGGAGATATCGCTTTCGATGGTGCACTGAAGGCCTTCGAAAGTGGCGTTAAGCCAGAAATATTCATCCGAAGCGAGCATCCTCGCGCTCTACCAAAGCTAATTGAAGAAACAAGGAACAGAAAAATACCTCTACATCTAAAAACACCCATCCGGGAAGTCCGAAATCATGAGGGAAGGTTGATAATCGTCACTTCTGAAGGTGAAGAACGGGAATTCGACGCTCTGTTGATTGCGATAGGTCGAGTTGAGAATTTACCGAGAATAAACGTGGTGGACCTCAGCAGAGTGCTTATCATAGGTGATGCCGCGCATGTGAACTACAGGCAGATGAGTATTGCAATAGGTGACGGTATAAAAGCCGCGATGAGGATAATAGAGTTGCTCGGAGGTGCCTGAGGAAAATGGAAGTAATCGCAAAGTACGGTAAAGAAGAGATCGCGTACGTTTATCTTGGAAAAACAACTCATGGAGCCCTTGTTGAGTTCGTTGAATCCGTTCAGCCACCGATTCCAAGGGAGAAAAAATGGGTGCTCATCGTCTCGACGATGGACGGTTGTCCTGTAGGATGCAAGATGTGCGATGCAGGGGGATACTACAGACGGAAATTGACAAAAGAGGAGATACTGGAACAGATACTCTTTCTGGTCGACCAACGTTTCGGTCGCCGTGTTCCCGTTGAAAAATTCAAGATACAATTCGCACGCGTTGGTGAACCCGCGTTGAACGATGGAGTACTCGACGTGCTCGAGGAACTTCCTTCGATTCTTGACGCGCCAGGATTACTTCCGTCCATAAGTACCGTTGCACCGGTTGGACGCACCGAATGGTTCGAAAGATTACTCGAAATAAAAGACAAACACTACAGAGGTAAATTCCAGATGCAATTCTCAATCCACAGCACCGATGAAGCTCAGCGTAACGAGATAATCCCCGTAAAGAAATGGACCTTCGAAGAGATCGCCCAATACGGAAATAGATTCGTCAAAGAAGGTGACCGGAAAATTACCCTGAACTTTGCCCTTGCAAGTGAAAACATAGTAATTGCGGATGTCATCAAGAGATACTTCTCACCGGATAATTTTCTGGTGAAAATAACGCCAGTCAACCCAACCTACAGAGCCCTGGAAAACGGTCTGAACTCAGACGTACTCGGTGATGGCAGACTTGTAAAACATGAGCGCTTTGTTCGGGAACTCGAAGAAGCCGGATATGAAGTCATCATCAGCGTTGGAGAACTGGAAGAGAACAAGATAGGGAGTAATTGCGGTCAATACGTGCAAAGACATCTGAAAAGCCAATTCAAAATCACCGAAGGTTACAACCTTGTTTGTGAAGGCTAAAGAATAATCTCACTTTGCACGTTCCATCAACCCAAACACCGAACCTACACCGTAAGATACGTGCAGCACGGTAAACGCTGCAAGAATGTAGGGCAAAAGAAGAGGGTTGCGATTTCGAAGCGAAATGACAATGGAGAAGTAAAGGACCAAAGAAAGGTACAAAAGTACTGGGAACGATAGAAATAAAGCGTGAAATGTGAGCTTTGCCGCTGTCAAAAATGGTGCGAGTACACACAAAGCTACAAGATAAAGAACAAAGAAAAGCGGTACCAAATGTCTGAGAGAAAAAGCGTTTTTTGTGTATTTCGCACCTTTTGTTACCCATCGACCATTCTCAAAATTATTTCTCCACAGTGCCGAGTATGAATCTCGCGCCAGATAGTACGCTTTTGCACGCGGAACCAACATTGTGCGATAACCTTCCCTTTTGAGTCTGAGATTAAACTCTAAATCTTGGTTTCTAATGAACCTTTCGTCAAAAGTTCCAGCATGCTCAAATATTTCCTTTCTGTAAATACCGTACGCAACGGTGTCGACGTATACCTCGGTCTCCGCACCCAACCTGTACCGCGCTCCACCAACGCCGAAAGGATGCGCCAAAACGGCCGCAATCGCCTTTGCCTTTTTGCTTTCGCTCCTTGGATGCACTTCAAGCACCCCACCAGCAACATCCGCCCTTCCTTCTTCCAAGACCCTCACGCACTCCTGAATATAATTTTCGGAGTACATCGCATGCGCGCTCGCAATCATGATGTACTTACCTTTTGCGTTCTTTATACCAATGTTAAGTGCATGCGGTGTGTACCTCTTCTCGTTGCGCAAGATCAAAACCTTCCCCGGATAACGTGACGCTATCGCCTGAACTAAATCAAGTGTGCCGTCAGTACTCCCGCCATCCACAACTAACACTTCGAGATTACTGTAACTACCCTCCAAAAGACTAACGAGGCTCCTCTCAACCGTTCGAGCCTCGTTGTAGGTAGGAAGTATCACCGACACTAAAGGTTCTGGCAAACTCGAAAAACCAGTGTAATCACGTCCGGTCATTACCTTACGTGTTCCCCCCTGGTCTTTTCCCTTGATTTTTCCTTTGATTTTTCCCTGGAGAGATTCCTACTTTGTTTTGTGTTCTCATTAGAACGTTCCGCCGGAGCTTTCGGAGCCTTTGCAAAATCAACGAGTTTTTTTCCTCGCCTACCATTGGATCTGTTCAATTCCTTGATTATCAATTCACCTTCGAGCCTTGGTACGTCGATGAATGAATACCTTTCAAAAACACGCACATTCGTCACGCTCGAAGCTTCCACACCCGTTTTCTCCTCGATGAAAGCTATCAACTTCTTTGCATCCAAACCATCGGCACTACCCAGGGCCACGAAGAGCCTCACCCGTTCATCCCCTTGCTCGGAAAAATCGAACCTGCCTATCTCACCGTACCTGTTTTTATCTACCTTATTACGCATCAGCTCGTTGAGTAGCATCTCCACGGCCCCAACGCTTCCAAACCTTTCTATCAATCGCTCAGCGAACGACTGAAGTAAGCCATTCTCAACACGTGGAAGGTGCTCAAGCTGGTTTATAAGAGCTTCCAAATGCCTGCGGTAAATCTCCTCTATCTGCGGAATCTCCTCTTTAATTATCCGCGCTTTTGAGAATTTTTTCAACCTGAGGAAATGCTGGTACTCCTCCCGTGAAACGAACGTGATGGCGACTCCCTTCTTCCCCGCCCGCCCAGTACGTCCAACGCGATGTACGTAGTACTCCGGGTCCCGCGGAACGGAGAAGTTCACCACATGCGTTAGTCCATCGATATCGATACCACGCGCCGCAACGTCGGTAGTTACGAGTATCCGAACCAACTTTTTCTTAAATCGCTCAAGTACGCGTTCACGTTGGTACTGAGAAAAATCCCCGTGCAGTCCTTCGGCACTGTAGCCGAGCTCGATTAACTTAGCCGAAACCTCGTCAACCTCGGCCTTTGTCTGGCAAAATACTATTCCGTAAAAATCCGGGGATGAGTCTATGACCCTGCACAAAAGCGGCAACTTAC comes from the Fervidobacterium thailandense genome and includes:
- a CDS encoding glycosyltransferase family 2 protein; the protein is MTGRDYTGFSSLPEPLVSVILPTYNEARTVERSLVSLLEGSYSNLEVLVVDGGSTDGTLDLVQAIASRYPGKVLILRNEKRYTPHALNIGIKNAKGKYIMIASAHAMYSENYIQECVRVLEEGRADVAGGVLEVHPRSESKKAKAIAAVLAHPFGVGGARYRLGAETEVYVDTVAYGIYRKEIFEHAGTFDERFIRNQDLEFNLRLKREGYRTMLVPRAKAYYLARDSYSALWRNNFENGRWVTKGAKYTKNAFSLRHLVPLFFVLYLVALCVLAPFLTAAKLTFHALFLSFPVLLYLSLVLYFSIVISLRNRNPLLLPYILAAFTVLHVSYGVGSVFGLMERAK
- a CDS encoding MarR family winged helix-turn-helix transcriptional regulator, with protein sequence MKCPFSEDSVIYLLSRLQRRIFKRLYSGLAKLYELHPGQLPMLFLVGKSPGLSQKDIAKRLGLEPGTVAVMMKRFEKKGLIYRKTDERDRRVQRVYISNEAEGLLEHSRKLVQDLEVEIKRILTQDEVEEFKRIVQKVLDGLDQEDEGVTEDE
- a CDS encoding DEAD/DEAH box helicase; this translates as MSDDFWKVKEGAGKSDCRVIRTRQKMEKRKGRVRFVKESSAVVSFEGFGLSAEILEAIRKKGYETPTEIQSLVIPHALEGSKDIIAQAKTGTGKTAAFGIPILEKLFTLREQSVRKIKVLILTPTRELALQIADELNALKGRKRLRITTIYGGQSYERQFNDLRKGVDIVVGTPGRILDHIERGTLDLTGVEFLVLDEADRMLDMGFLDDVKRIIEKLPSERRTFLFSATMPPEIVQIAKRFMKNYVHISTVTEELTTENATQVYFEVDKASKLPLLCRVIDSSPDFYGIVFCQTKAEVDEVSAKLIELGYSAEGLHGDFSQYQRERVLERFKKKLVRILVTTDVAARGIDIDGLTHVVNFSVPRDPEYYVHRVGRTGRAGKKGVAITFVSREEYQHFLRLKKFSKARIIKEEIPQIEEIYRRHLEALINQLEHLPRVENGLLQSFAERLIERFGSVGAVEMLLNELMRNKVDKNRYGEIGRFDFSEQGDERVRLFVALGSADGLDAKKLIAFIEEKTGVEASSVTNVRVFERYSFIDVPRLEGELIIKELNRSNGRRGKKLVDFAKAPKAPAERSNENTKQSRNLSREKSKEKSREKTRGEHVR
- a CDS encoding radical SAM protein; this translates as MEVIAKYGKEEIAYVYLGKTTHGALVEFVESVQPPIPREKKWVLIVSTMDGCPVGCKMCDAGGYYRRKLTKEEILEQILFLVDQRFGRRVPVEKFKIQFARVGEPALNDGVLDVLEELPSILDAPGLLPSISTVAPVGRTEWFERLLEIKDKHYRGKFQMQFSIHSTDEAQRNEIIPVKKWTFEEIAQYGNRFVKEGDRKITLNFALASENIVIADVIKRYFSPDNFLVKITPVNPTYRALENGLNSDVLGDGRLVKHERFVRELEEAGYEVIISVGELEENKIGSNCGQYVQRHLKSQFKITEGYNLVCEG
- a CDS encoding NAD(P)/FAD-dependent oxidoreductase: MEPKKRICIVGAGPAGLSCALMLKRYGISATIFEKEEIGGLIRNAWRVENIPLMPVRSGEEIAAELQKLIEINGLEIIRDEILSIEDGKLSGAKDEYPYDFLVIATGTRPKRISEFEISDRVSYEYVKLPKNISSLAIYGGGDIAFDGALKAFESGVKPEIFIRSEHPRALPKLIEETRNRKIPLHLKTPIREVRNHEGRLIIVTSEGEEREFDALLIAIGRVENLPRINVVDLSRVLIIGDAAHVNYRQMSIAIGDGIKAAMRIIELLGGA